TCGAATTCTCCTGCCAGGTGGTCGACCACCCGGCGGTCGAAGTCGTCGCCGCCCAGATGCGTGTCGCCGGCGGTGGAGCGCACTTCCACTACGCCGTCGCCGATGTCCAGCACGCTCACGTCGAACGTGCCGCCGCCGAGGTCGAACACCAGGACGGTCTCGTGCTGCTTCTTGTCCAGCCCGTACGCCAGCGCCGCCGCGGTCGGCTCGTTGATGATCCGCAGCACCTCCAGCCCCGCGATGCGGCCCGCGTCCTTCGTCGCCTGGCGCTGCGCGTCGTTGAAGTACGCCGGGACCGTGATGACCGCCTCGGTCACCTTCTCCCCCAGGAACTTCGACGCGTCGTCCACCAGCTTGCGCAGCACCAGCGCCGAAACCTCCTCCGGCGCGTATTTCTTGCCGTGCACGTCGAACCGCACCGCGTCGTCCGGCCCCGGCACGACGTCGTAGGACACCGCGTCGATCTCGCTGGCCACCTCGTCGTAGCGGCGGCCGATGAACCGCTTCGCCGACGAGATCGTGCCCTTCGGATTCATGATCGCCTGCCGCCGCGCGAGCTGCCCGACGAGCCGCTCTCCCGAATCGGTGTACGCGACCACCGACGGGGTCGTCCGCGCGCCGTCCGCATTGGCGATCACCGCGGGCTGGCCGCCCTCCAGCACCGCGATCACCGAGTTGGTCGTCCCCAGGTCGATGCCCACCGCTTTCGCCACGACGCCGTTCCTTTCCCGGTTTTTCCCGTCCGAAATCCTCGAGACCGGACGAGTTCGAGGTCTGGTGTACGGGAACCGGGCAGGAGGGTCAAGGCGAAATGATCTTCGCGTTCGGCTTTTCCTGCGCATTCGCCGGACGATTGTGGGCGGCGCCAAAGAATATTGTTGAGCGGCACAATCGGCTAGCTTCGCCGCCGCCAGCGAGCATTTTGCTGAACCACTCAGGCCAAGCTTGCTGACTTAAGCCAGAGCGATCCGGGAACGCGACAACCGGATCGAGGGCGGGTTGGAGAACAGCAGCGTCCGGTGGGAGTTCGACGATGTTCGGCTACTGTCGAAGCCTTCCCAGCGCTACGGTTCGCGAGCCGGTGCGGACGAGCGCCGGTTGACTGCCGCGCTGGAGCACAGCCGCACACGCCGCGGTCGTCCCAAGCGATGCGGGGCCGCAAACCACCCCGGCGGATCATTTCCAACAGCACCGCGGCCAGCGGCAGGGACACTGCGAGCGGAGGCAGTCCGCCGACGTCGTACGCCGCCGGGACGCCGGACGCAAGAGCCACCACGACGAAGGCGGCGAACACGTTGATGACCCTGCTGCGCCTGATCTCGCCGTGCACCGTTCCCTCGCCAGTAGTCAAAGCTGCGCGGGCCCGACCATGAAGGAGCACCGCCCCGACGAGGCTATCGCACGCACCCGAACCCCAGACACGACGAATGCGGCCACCGCCAACCACAGCGGTGACCGCATTCGTTGCCGGGTCTAGATGCCCATGCTGGCCCCGAGGCTGTCCAGCGCCTTGTTGACCATGCCCTGCGCCGTGGCGTTCAGGGTCGAGTTGGTCCCGTTCACGACCCAATCCGAACCGGAGAAGATCACGACTGTCACGCCGTTGTCGACGCCGCCGTCAGTGCCGCTGCTGTTGATTCCCAGCAGCGACGCCGCCTTCACCGACGCCTCGCCCAATTCGCGCGAGTCGTTGTCCGACGTGTCCTGGTCGTTCGCCGTCTGCGTGTCGCCGAAGATCGCCCCGATGACCTTGCTCTTGTAGAACATCAGCGCGAACTGGCGGCCCTTGATCCCGTGTTCCTTGTAGAAGAAATGCGGGCACGGGCTCTTCTTGTCGTAACAGTCGTCGCCGAGTACGTAGAACGGCACGTGGTGCGCGCCGAGCGATTTTCCGTTGCTGTCCTTGAAAGTGGTGGTGCCCTGGTGGTCGGGATCGGGGTCCGGGTCGCTGCCGTCGGTGTCCACGGCCAGGCCGGAACCGTAGGCGTAGACGCCCTTCGCCACCTGGTAGACGTTGACGTCCTTGGCCCGCGTCATGGTGTTGATGTGCGGTTTGGAATTGACCTTGTTCGCGTCCGTGCTGTTCTTCTTGACGCCGGCCAGCACCTGCGCGGCCGTATAGGACTTGGCGGTGGCGTCGGCGGTTTCCGCGTGCGCGGAGTTGACCGCGAGCGGCACGGCGAGCGCCAGAGCGGCGCCGACCACAGCGAAACGCCTACGGGAGGATGACATGACCGGGCGACCTCCAGCCTTCATTAGGAAAACTTCCTAACATAGTGAACCATCCGTGACCGGCCGCTGTCACCAGGTGCTGTGCAGAAAATCCGCGACGACCGCCCGGTCCTGGGAATCCACGCGGGACAGGTGCCGTTGATCGGAACAGGCGGCCGTTCCCAGCGCCGAGCTTACTCGGGCAAACCGGTCAGATCAGGCAGGATGTCCTTCGTCGCGAGAAGAACTGGCTGGCCGCCGCGGCTCAGGACGCGCAGTAAGCCTTGAGCGCCGCGTTCCCCAGCGTGGTTTGCCCTATGGTCGCGGCCCCGGCTAGATGGTTCACATTGGCCGCCACCAGGACCTGTTTGCTGCCGTCGTCGCTGGTCAGCCACAGGGTAAAAGATCCCAGCACGCGGCCGCTGTGATTCCACGCCGGTCCGCAGGCCGTCGACCGGCACCATCGTTTTCAGCTCGGCCTGCTGCGGCGGCAGGGGTTTTCCGCTCAACAGCGCGCGTTCGAAGGCGGCCAGATCGTCCTCTGTGGACACAATGGCGTCCGCGGTCCCGAACGCCTGCGCATTCGAGACCGTGAAGTCGTTGTAGAACGCGCCGAACGAGATGTAGTAGCCGTTGAGGTAATTGCCGCACAAGCTGTGGATCGGACTGGCCGATCCCACGCACCAGGTCCTCGCCAGCAAAACCGTCAGCTTCGTCGTGCCATCCGGCGGCCACCGCTGAGCGGACCGGCAGAATCGAGCGCATGCGACCAGCCGAGCGTTCCCGATGACCGCCCGCGCGGGATGACGGCGACACTGTTCGGCGAGGTCTTCGTCGATCACGCCCGCGCGGTGCTCGCCGAACTCCGCCAAGCCGGGCGGCATCTGGAAGAGCTGGTCGACGGACACGCCGGCACCGTCACGATCGGCACCTTCCTCGCCGGGGCGAGCGTGCTGCTGCCCCGTGCGGTCGCGCGAGTGAAGGCCGCGGCCCCCGACCTGACCGTCGTCATCCGGCACGGCGGCCCGGAAGCGCTGTACGAGGCGCTGCTCGCGGGCGACGTCGACCTCGTCGTCGGGACCCTCGAACCGGCGAACAACGACCGGCTGCGCCAGCACCACCTCTACTACGAGCCCGCGCGCGTGGTGGCGCGCCGCCGGCATCCCGCGCACCGGCGGCCGGGACTCACGCTCGCCGACCTGATCGGCGAACTCTGGTCGCTGCCGCCCGCCGACAACCCGCAGCGGCGGCACCTGGAAGAACACCTCCTGCGCCGCGGCCTCCCGACCCCGGCCAACCGCATCGAGTCCGGTTCGTTCCTCGCCGTCCGCGCCATCGCGCTGGAAACCGACACCCTGGTCGTGATGCCGCAGCTGGTCGCGGAGACCGAACCGGAGCTGACCGCGCTGCCGGTCGACCTGGGCATCGTGGAATCGGTCGGCGTCACGCTGCCCGCGGGCAGGCAGCTCACCCCGACGATGCTGCTCATGACGCGAAAACTGGACGAGGTGGCGGCCGAGATCCGGGCGGCGAGCACCGGCTATGCCCAACCGACATAGCCGAACACCAAGGCAGCATTGGACGGGCATCGACCATGGCTTCTAGCGTGAGTGTCGTGGAAATGCGTTCCTCCGGCCGCACATTTCCCAGTTTCGGCGCGGACCGCATTTCCCCAGACCGTTCGGAAAGGGAGAGAAAACGTGACGACCGCACTCTACGTTCCGCAGATTCCGGACAACCTGAACATCCGTTTCGTCGAAAACCGCATCGTGGTCGACCGGCCGGCGCAGCAGGTCTACGACTGGGCGACCACGTGGTCGAACCTGCCGAAATGGCTGCCGATGGCGTCCGGAACCGAAGTGCGCCGCGGCACGCCGGACGTCCCCGCGGAAATGGGCGACGAGCTGCTCGAAACCATTGTGCCGGACCTGAACGAAAAGCCGAAGCTGTACACCGTGGTGGCGCGAGTCCCCGGCAAACTCTGGACGGTGGTCGGCCGAGACGTCCTCGACGACGGGACCCCGGCACCGTCGATGCACGCGATCGCCACCTTCACCACCTTCGACCTCGGCGACG
The nucleotide sequence above comes from Amycolatopsis sp. AA4. Encoded proteins:
- a CDS encoding glycoside hydrolase family 75 protein, which codes for MVGAALALAVPLAVNSAHAETADATAKSYTAAQVLAGVKKNSTDANKVNSKPHINTMTRAKDVNVYQVAKGVYAYGSGLAVDTDGSDPDPDPDHQGTTTFKDSNGKSLGAHHVPFYVLGDDCYDKKSPCPHFFYKEHGIKGRQFALMFYKSKVIGAIFGDTQTANDQDTSDNDSRELGEASVKAASLLGINSSGTDGGVDNGVTVVIFSGSDWVVNGTNSTLNATAQGMVNKALDSLGASMGI
- a CDS encoding DUF6130 family protein; the protein is MPHKLWIGLADPTHQVLASKTVSFVVPSGGHR
- a CDS encoding LysR substrate-binding domain-containing protein, whose product is MTATLFGEVFVDHARAVLAELRQAGRHLEELVDGHAGTVTIGTFLAGASVLLPRAVARVKAAAPDLTVVIRHGGPEALYEALLAGDVDLVVGTLEPANNDRLRQHHLYYEPARVVARRRHPAHRRPGLTLADLIGELWSLPPADNPQRRHLEEHLLRRGLPTPANRIESGSFLAVRAIALETDTLVVMPQLVAETEPELTALPVDLGIVESVGVTLPAGRQLTPTMLLMTRKLDEVAAEIRAASTGYAQPT
- a CDS encoding SRPBCC family protein; this encodes MTTALYVPQIPDNLNIRFVENRIVVDRPAQQVYDWATTWSNLPKWLPMASGTEVRRGTPDVPAEMGDELLETIVPDLNEKPKLYTVVARVPGKLWTVVGRDVLDDGTPAPSMHAIATFTTFDLGDGTTLFCRLFERLVPPAEPPGPHPVEDPARI